In Musa acuminata AAA Group cultivar baxijiao chromosome BXJ2-10, Cavendish_Baxijiao_AAA, whole genome shotgun sequence, a genomic segment contains:
- the LOC135625894 gene encoding large ribosomal subunit protein eL38z/eL38y-like, with the protein MPKQIHEIKDFLLTARRKDARSVRIKRRKDVVKFKVRCAKYLYTLCVFDPEKADKLKQSLPPGLSIQEV; encoded by the exons ATG CCGAAGCAGATTCACGAGATTAAGGATTTCCTTCTCACCGCGAGAAGGAAGGATGCACGGTCGGTGAGGATAAAGAGGAGAAAGGATGTGGTCAAGTTCAAAGTCCGCTGTGCCAAGTACCTCTACACACTTTGCGTGTTCGACCCCGAGAAGGCAGACAAGCTGAAGCAGTCTCTTCCGCCAG GTTTAAGCATCCAGGAAGTCTGA